One segment of Ascochyta rabiei chromosome 7, complete sequence DNA contains the following:
- a CDS encoding Sterol 24-C-methyltransferase: MSPSALEQEDHNRDAAFNKAMHGQSAKARGGMTAMLQKDKAAQQAAVDEYFKHWDNKAAADETEETRKERRDEYATLTRHYYNLATDLYEYGWGQSFHFCRYAYGESFYRAIARHEHYLAHKMQLQDNMRVLDVGCGVGGPAREIVKFAGVNVVGLNNNDYQIERATAYAEKEGLADKLTFTKGDFMQMSFPDNSFDAVYAIEATVHAPSLEGIYSEIFRVLKPGGVFGVYEWLMTDKYDNENPHHREIRLGIEIGDGISNMEKIDVALAAMKAAGFVMEHHEDLADRDDPYPWYWPLSGQLKYISTIGDIPTILRMTKVGRGLVHRFVGALETIGLAPKGTQKTADSLALAADCLVAGGREKLFTPMYLMVGRKPADA; the protein is encoded by the exons ATGTCTCCCTCTGCGCTCGAACAGGAAGACCACAACCGCGATGCCGCCTTCAACAAGGCCATGCACGGCCAATCGGCCAAGGCGCGTGGTGGTATGACGGCCATGCTGCAAAAGGACAAGGCCGCGCAGCAGGCCGCCGTGGACGAGTACTTCAAGCACTGGGACAACAAGGCGGCCGCCGACGAGACCGAGGAGACACGGAAG GAACGACGAGACGAGTACGCCACCCTGACCAGGCACTACTACAACCTGGCCACGGACCTGTACGAGTACGGCTGGGGACAGAGCTTCCACTTCTGCCGCTATGCCTACGGCGAGTCCTTCTACCGCGCCATTGCCCGCCACGAGCACTACCTCGCCCACAAGATGCAGCTGCAGGACAACATGCGCGTGCTCGACGTCGGCTGCGGCGTCGGCGGTCCTGCGCGTGAGATAGTCAAGTTTGCCGGCGTCAACGTCGTCGGtctcaacaacaacgactACCAGATTGAGCGTGCGACGGCCTACGCCGAGAAGGAGGGCCTGGCAGACAAGCTAACCTTCACCAAGGGTGACTTCATG CAAATGTCTTTCCCCGACAACTCTTTCGACGCCGTCTACGCCATCGAGGCCACCGTCCACGCCCCCTCGCTCGAGGGCATCTACAGCGAGATCTTCCGCGTGCTCAAGCCTGGCGGTGTGTTTGGCGTCTACGAGTGGCTCATGACCGACAAGTACGACAACGAGAACCCCCACCACCGGGAGATCCGTCTCGGTATCGAGATTGGTGACGGCATCTCCAACATGGAGAAGATCGACGTCGCCCTCGCTGCCATGAAGGCGGCCGGCTTCGTCATGGAGCACCACGAGGACCTGGCTGACCGTGACGACCCCTACCCGTGGTACTGGCCGCTGTCCGGCCAGCTCAAGTACATCAGCACGATAGGCGACATCCCCACCATCCTGCGCATGACCAAGGTCGGCCGCGGGCTCGTCCACAGGTTCGTCGGCGCTCTCGAGACGATCGGCCTGGCACCCAAGGGCACCCAGAAGACGGCAGACAGCCTCGCGCTCGCCGCCGACTGCCTGGTTGCCGGCGGTCGCGAGAAGCTCTTCACGCCCATGTACCTGATGGTGGGCCGCAAGCCTGCCGACGCTTAG
- a CDS encoding Pyruvate dehydrogenase (acetyl-transferring): protein MAASRITRPAARLLAASRPALRPAFRAAALTPSMARRGYAAGQKEMTVREALNEAMAEEMERNDKVFVLGEEVAQYNGAYKVTKGLLDRFGEKRVIDSPITESGFAGLTVGAALAGLHPICEFMTFNFAMQAIDQIINSAAKTHYMSGGTQPCNITFRGPNGFASGVGAQHSQDYSAWYGSIPGLKVVAPYSAEDAKGLLKAAIRDPNPVVVLENELLYGLSFPMSEEAQKDDFVIPFGKAKIERPGKDLTIVTLSRCVGQSLVAAEQLKQKYGIEAEVINLRSIKPLDIEAIVKSVKKTGHMLCVESGFPSFGVASEIMALTCEYAFDYLEAPPARVTGAEVPTPYAQKLEEMSFPQEDTIVNYAAKLLRVA, encoded by the exons ATGGCCGCCTCCAGGATCACCCGCCCGGCCGCCCGCCTGCTCGCCGCCTCGCGCCCGGCGTTGCGCCCTGCGTTCCGCGCCGCAGCCCTCACCCCCTCGATGGCGCGCAGAGGATACGCCGCGGGCCAGAAGGAGATGACGGTGCGCGAGGCCCTGAACGAGGCCATGGCCGAGGAGATGGAGCGCAACGACAAGGTCTTTGTCTTGGGAGAGGAGGTTGCGCAGTACAACGGAGC TTACAAGGTCACAAAGGGCCTGCTCGACCGCTTCGGCGAGAAGAGGGTCATCGACTCGCCCATCACAGAGTCTGGCTTCGCCGGTCTGACCGTCGGTGCCGCCCTGGCTGGTCTGCACCCCATT TGCGAGTTCATGACCTTCAACTTCGCCATGCAGGCCATTGACCAGATCATCAACTCGGCCGCAAAGACACACTACATGTCCGGCGGCACCCAGCCCTGCAACATCACCTTCCGCGGCCCCAACGGTTTCGCCTCCGGTGTCGGTGCCCAGCACTCCCAGGACTACTCGGCCTGGTACGGCAGCATCCCCGGCCTCAAGGTCGTTGCCCCTTACAGCGCCGAGGACGCAAAGGGCCTGCTGAAGGCTGCTATCCGCGACCCCAACCCCGTCGTCGTCTTGGAGAACGA GCTTCTCTACGGCCTCTCCTTCCCCATGAGCGAGGAGGCCCAGAAGGACGACTTTGTCATCCCC TTCGGCAAGGCCAAGATCGAGCGCCCTGGCAAGGACCTCACCATCGTCACCCTCTCGCGCTGCGTCGGCCAGTCCCTCGTCGCCGCCGAGCAGCTCAAGCAAAAGTACGGCATCGAGGCCGAGGTCATCAACCTGCGCTCGATAAAGCCGCTCGACATTGAAGCCATTGTCAAGTCGGTCAAGAAGACGGGCCACATGCTGTGCGTCGAGTCCGGCTTCCCCTCGTTCGGTGTCGCCTCGGAGATCATGGCGCTCACCTGCGAGTACGCCTTCGACTACCTCGAGGCTCCCCCCGCCCGTGTCACCGGTGCCGAGGTCCCCACACCGTACGCCCAGAAGCTCGAGGAGATGTCCTTCCCCCAGGAGGATACCATTGTCAACTACGCCGCCAAGCTGCTCCGCGTCGCATAA
- a CDS encoding D-arabinose 1-dehydrogenase (NAD(+)) codes for MASTPTEHPTTTATLPSRQKPIPYSFADGQRTQLSSILPPLVFGTATFNHQYNDDPFAMDTTGLVTSALTHGIRAFDTSPYYGPSEELLGNALAAPFVRETFPRDSYMILTKVGRIRGSEFDYSKEWVRQSVRRSLERLHTKYLDLVYCHDVEFVSPAEVLEAVRELRRIRDEEGTVRYIGISGYPLDVLGDMAEMVLRETGEPLNAVQSYANFTLQNQTLAGPRGIQRLRNAGVDVVPNASILGMGLLRRQGVPCGALGDWHPAPSTLRTAVRNASDFCDSYGERLEVIAIRFALETWISAGALCGSQGDPASGVPWQHESNDDVGGTKLGVSVIGVSRAPELEKTMLVWRSILDGLEGGEETAVQAGRWSRAWEWSRNRRQAVQILAEGIQEMLGDGFGFAWASPDPGYVNQRVKTPKVTDENDTPWLTPAASPEAKPVQGGAEVPEEKSLPLR; via the coding sequence ATGGCAAGCACCCCTACAGAACACCCCACCACCACGGCGACATTGCCTTCTCGCCAAAAACCAATTCCCTACTCCTTCGCAGACGGGCAGCGCACTCAGCTCTCCTCCATTCTCCCACCCCTTGTCTTTGGCACCGCGACCTTCAACCACCAATACAATGACGACCCATTCGCCATGGATACAACAGGGCTGGTGACCTCAGCCCTCACACACGGCATCCGCGCCTTCGACACATCGCCCTACTACGGTCCGTCTGAGGAGCTGCTCGGCAACGCGCTTGCGGCCCCTTTTGTGCGTGAAACCTTCCCGCGAGACTCGTACATGATCCTGACCAAGGTTGGGCGGATACGTGGATCCGAGTTTGACTATAGCAAAGAATGGGTTCGACAGAGTGTAAGGCGGAGTTTGGAGAGGTTGCACACCAAATACCTCGACCTGGTGTACTGCCACGACGTCGAGTTTGTGAGCCCTGCCGAGGTCCTCGAGGCCGTGCGTGAGCTGCGGCGCATACGAGACGAAGAGGGCACAGTCCGGTACATTGGTATCTCTGGATACCCGCTCGATGTGCTGGGCGACATGGCCGAGATGGTTCTGCGTGagacaggcgagccgctgAACGCGGTGCAATCGTACGCCAACTTCACGCTCCAGAACCAGACTCTTGCTGGACCCCGCGGTATCCAGCGTCTCCGCAACGCCGGCGTCGATGTTGTCCCCAACGCGTCGATTCTGGGCATGGGTCTGCTGCGCCGGCAGGGTGTGCCGTGTGGTGCGCTCGGTGACTGGCATCCCGCCCCTTCGACGCTGCGCACTGCAGTCCGCAACGCGAGTGACTTCTGCGACTCGTACGGCGAGAGGTTGGAAGTCATCGCCATCCGTTTTGCGCTAGAGACGTGGATCTCTGCGGGTGCGCTGTGCGGCTCCCAGGGCGATCCAGCCTCCGGCGTGCCCTGGCAACACGAATCCAACGACGATGTCGGCGGCACAAAACTCGGTGTGAGCGTCATTGGTGTGTCGCGCGCACCTGAGCTCGAGAAGACCATGTTGGTCTGGCGCTCGATTCTCGATGGGCTCGAGGGGGGCGAAGAGACGGCCGTCCAGGCTGGACGGTGGAGCAGAGCTTGGGAGTGGTCGCGGAACAGGAGACAGGCTGTGCAGATCCTGGCCGAGGGGATCCAGGAGATGCTTGGCGATGGTTTTGGCTTCGCGTGGGCCAGCCCTGACCCAGGATACGTGAACCAGAGAGTGAAGACCCCCAAGGTCACGGACGAGAACGATACGCCCTGGCTCACGCCGGCAGCGAGTCCTGAGGCTAAGCCTGTCCAGGGCGGAGCAGAGGTTCCTGAGGAGAAGAGTCTGCCGCTGCGGTGA